The sequence below is a genomic window from Actinomycetota bacterium.
GGATTTATGGGCCCTTCCAAAGTAATGTGGGGAAAGCATAATGAAATAAGGGACTTGATGAAAGGGGCCATTGGTAATATTGAAGCTGAAGATTACAAAAATGATCCTCAATCTTTTGTAAAGAAGTATATAGATCCTCTAGTGGAAGAAGTGGAAGGCATGATTTTTAAAGAGGAAAATATTCTTTTCCCTGCTTCCATGGAAAAATTAAAGGCTTCTGACTGGATAGGTATATTAAAAGAAAGCGATGATATAGGCTATACCTTTATTGAAAAACCAAAGGAAACCTCGGCCATAATAGAGGATTTAAAAAGAAATGTGGCAGCTGAAGCAGAGATCACCAGTGAAAAAGAAATAAAACTTCCTACCGGTATTTTGAATTTAAAGGAATTGATGTATATGTTAAACAGCTTGCCAGTGGATCTTACTTTTATCGACAAAGATGATACGGTAAGATATTTTTCCGATAATAAGGACAGGGTATTTGTGAGGACCAAATCAGTAATAGGCAGAAAAGTCCAGAATTGCCATCCCCCCCAGAGCGTGGATGCGGTAGAGAAAATTTTGGCTGCTTTTAAAGCAGGTAAAAAAGATGATGCTGATTTCTGGATTAATTTTAATGAAAAATTTGTTTTCATAAAATTTATTGCAGTAAGGGATGAAAGGTCAAACTACCTGGGTACAGTAGAGGTAACCATGGATATTGCCGGGTACCGAAGCCTAACC
It includes:
- a CDS encoding DUF438 domain-containing protein, translating into MSEFLKKNQHKKEVIKDIIQQLHQGLSAQEAKKKFEQEAGSITAQEIAEVEQSLIDEGMAVDEIKRFCNVHALLFEDSLSQIVSKEEAAGHPINTFRLENKKIEELTAQVKKLVEKTADPDKLFPELKNLLAKLKDIENHYVRKEQLLFPFLEKYGFMGPSKVMWGKHNEIRDLMKGAIGNIEAEDYKNDPQSFVKKYIDPLVEEVEGMIFKEENILFPASMEKLKASDWIGILKESDDIGYTFIEKPKETSAIIEDLKRNVAAEAEITSEKEIKLPTGILNLKELMYMLNSLPVDLTFIDKDDTVRYFSDNKDRVFVRTKSVIGRKVQNCHPPQSVDAVEKILAAFKAGKKDDADFWINFNEKFVFIKFIAVRDERSNYLGTVEVTMDIAGYRSLTGEKRLLDEEDLSQ